One genomic region from Prevotella sp. Rep29 encodes:
- a CDS encoding S1 RNA-binding domain-containing protein yields the protein MPIKLGDYNTLKIVKRVDFGLYLDGDEAGEILLPQRYVPQNAKIDDEIEVFLYLDQEERLIATTEKPLAKVGDFAFLEVAWTNQYGAFLNWGLMKDLFCPFREQKKNMERGRKYIVHVHIDEETYRIVASAKIERYLNNDQPPYYNGDEVELLVWQQTELGFKVIIDNAFEGLVYADQIFQPIRTGDRLKGYIYNVRGDGKIDVTLQPTGHQHTLDFAETLLEYLHTHGGQCELGDKSDAEAIKQRFQVSKKVYKRAIGDLYKRRLITIEDEGIKLTAST from the coding sequence ATGCCAATCAAACTGGGAGATTACAACACACTGAAAATCGTCAAGCGGGTAGATTTCGGACTCTACCTCGACGGAGATGAGGCAGGAGAGATTCTGTTGCCCCAACGCTACGTCCCCCAAAATGCAAAAATCGACGATGAAATCGAGGTTTTTCTCTATCTCGACCAAGAGGAAAGACTGATTGCCACCACCGAAAAACCATTGGCGAAAGTGGGCGATTTTGCCTTTCTCGAGGTGGCATGGACCAACCAATACGGCGCCTTCCTCAACTGGGGACTCATGAAAGACCTTTTCTGTCCGTTCCGGGAACAGAAAAAGAACATGGAGCGAGGACGGAAATATATCGTACACGTACACATCGACGAAGAGACCTACCGCATCGTGGCATCGGCAAAAATAGAGCGATACCTCAATAACGACCAACCGCCATACTACAATGGCGACGAGGTAGAGCTCCTGGTATGGCAACAGACGGAACTGGGATTCAAGGTCATCATCGACAATGCGTTCGAAGGACTGGTATATGCCGACCAGATATTCCAGCCCATACGGACGGGCGACCGACTGAAAGGCTATATATATAATGTACGGGGAGACGGGAAAATTGACGTCACACTCCAACCGACAGGACACCAACATACGCTCGACTTCGCGGAAACGCTTCTCGAATACCTGCACACACACGGCGGGCAGTGCGAACTGGGCGACAAGAGCGACGCAGAAGCCATCAAGCAACGTTTCCAAGTCAGCAAGAAAGTTTACAAGCGCGCCATTGGCGACCTGTATAAACGACGGCTCATCACGATTGAAGACGAAGGCATCAAACTGACAGCATCCACCTAA
- a CDS encoding barstar family protein, translated as MNKLKHFLFYQQLPEISINKFFFVDVTDIKSKEELLYSYYQVFNFPSYFGFNWDALYDALCHLDKWLEEKKIFIIHKDLSCLGKDDFKIYISVLSDVCDFWKQYPDSLELKVYFPELDKNKIQQILSR; from the coding sequence ATGAATAAATTAAAGCATTTTCTATTCTATCAACAATTGCCAGAGATATCTATCAACAAATTTTTTTTCGTTGATGTTACGGATATAAAGTCAAAAGAAGAACTTTTATATTCTTATTATCAAGTCTTTAATTTCCCCTCTTATTTTGGTTTTAACTGGGATGCATTGTATGATGCCTTATGTCATTTGGATAAATGGTTAGAAGAAAAAAAAATATTTATCATTCATAAAGATTTGTCTTGTCTTGGAAAAGATGATTTTAAAATTTATATTTCTGTGTTATCTGACGTATGTGATTTTTGGAAACAATATCCTGATTCTTTAGAGTTAAAAGTATATTTTCCAGAATTAGACAAAAACAAAATTCAGCAAATTTTGAGTAGGTGA
- a CDS encoding cupin domain-containing protein, which produces MAKFKKGLALDPNEIVNYQEDGIVSMELLHDNNGSITVFAFSKGQQLSPHSAPMDALIQVTDGSMTMLLNGMEHTIKAGEIFMISAGEIHSVRADSDFKMIITMIK; this is translated from the coding sequence ATGGCAAAGTTTAAAAAAGGATTAGCACTTGATCCAAATGAAATTGTAAACTATCAGGAAGATGGAATCGTAAGTATGGAACTTCTTCACGACAACAATGGCAGCATTACTGTCTTCGCATTTTCCAAAGGTCAGCAACTTAGCCCTCATTCAGCCCCGATGGATGCACTAATACAAGTAACCGACGGTTCTATGACAATGTTGCTAAACGGAATGGAACACACCATAAAGGCTGGCGAGATATTCATGATATCAGCAGGCGAAATTCACAGCGTGCGTGCCGACAGCGACTTCAAAATGATTATTACCATGATTAAATAA
- a CDS encoding ABC transporter ATP-binding protein, with translation MIDIENITKKFGSLQVLKGIDLHIGKGEIVSIVGPSGAGKTTLLQIIGTLDKPDTGKVVINGIQTNTLPNDKLSDFRNQQIGFVFQFHQLLPEFTALENVMIPALIAKKSEKEARRRAEELLTFMQLHDRIRHKPNELSGGEKQRIAVARALMNNPAVILADEPSGSLDSQNKTELHQLFFSLREQFGQTFVIVTHDESLANITDRTIKMKDGLLVNDTEESNSNL, from the coding sequence ATGATTGATATCGAAAACATTACCAAGAAATTCGGCTCACTCCAAGTGCTTAAAGGCATCGACCTGCACATCGGGAAAGGAGAAATCGTCAGTATCGTCGGACCAAGCGGAGCCGGGAAAACCACCCTGCTGCAAATTATCGGAACACTCGACAAGCCTGACACGGGAAAGGTGGTCATCAACGGAATACAGACAAACACCCTGCCGAATGACAAACTCTCCGACTTCAGAAACCAACAAATAGGATTTGTCTTCCAATTCCATCAGTTACTGCCTGAATTTACAGCTCTCGAGAACGTGATGATACCTGCACTCATCGCCAAAAAGTCGGAAAAAGAAGCACGCAGACGGGCAGAGGAACTGCTCACCTTCATGCAGCTCCACGACAGAATCCGCCATAAACCCAACGAGCTGTCCGGAGGAGAAAAACAACGAATCGCCGTGGCACGTGCGCTGATGAACAACCCCGCCGTCATTCTTGCCGACGAACCGTCGGGAAGCCTTGACTCGCAAAACAAGACCGAGCTGCACCAACTCTTCTTCAGCCTGCGCGAACAGTTCGGACAGACTTTCGTCATCGTCACACACGATGAAAGCCTCGCAAACATCACCGACCGCACCATCAAAATGAAAGACGGACTGCTCGTCAACGATACAGAGGAATCCAACAGCAATCTTTGA
- a CDS encoding Crp/Fnr family transcriptional regulator: protein MEQLIDQICKAPIFEGCCKQTLANLLSATPHRIRHKDKEDIIAYMGDKCDDIMMLVDGTIYTTMTNQDGKEIVVETLTGPTLFAPAFVYAKQGNLPVNIIAKEHCTLLYISRNSFADLLHKDKLLMMNFIAIISDRCQRLSRRVNDFALQSLKVRVVEYLKIHRRIENVGWLSRILGVARPSLSRILSELKAEGIIERTLDGIELKR, encoded by the coding sequence ATGGAACAACTAATAGACCAAATCTGCAAAGCACCTATATTTGAGGGATGCTGCAAGCAAACTTTAGCCAACTTGCTTTCAGCCACTCCTCATCGCATTCGCCATAAAGACAAAGAAGATATTATTGCGTATATGGGCGATAAGTGTGATGACATCATGATGCTTGTAGATGGTACTATATATACTACAATGACTAATCAAGACGGTAAAGAAATTGTAGTAGAAACACTCACAGGTCCAACTCTATTTGCACCAGCCTTCGTTTATGCCAAGCAAGGCAACCTGCCTGTAAACATTATAGCAAAAGAACATTGCACATTATTATATATAAGCAGAAACTCTTTTGCTGATTTGCTACATAAAGACAAACTGCTTATGATGAATTTCATCGCAATCATATCCGACCGCTGCCAGCGCCTCAGCCGCAGGGTCAACGACTTTGCGCTGCAATCTCTGAAAGTACGTGTTGTTGAATACTTGAAGATTCACAGAAGAATTGAAAACGTAGGATGGCTTTCACGCATACTCGGCGTTGCCCGTCCTTCGCTTTCAAGGATTCTGTCAGAACTTAAAGCTGAAGGCATAATTGAAAGGACGCTCGACGGAATAGAACTTAAAAGGTAA
- a CDS encoding ThiF family adenylyltransferase, with amino-acid sequence MTEDMLSRTRLLLGEPAIETLKRSHVAVFGVGGVGGYATEALARSGIGELTIVDNDRVCVSNLNRQIYALQSTIGQYKVDVAEQRIHDINPECVVHKYQMFYMPDNADQIDLTPFDYVVDCIDTVTAKIELIRRCHALDIPLICSMGAANKMDPTAFRVTDITKTAMDPLAKIIRKKLRREGILHMKVVCSEEKPIKPADVEGNIGETQDKAKDNTHKQVPASNAFVPAAAGLVIASEVVKDLIMQYTTTREK; translated from the coding sequence ATGACCGAAGACATGCTTTCAAGAACACGACTCCTGCTCGGCGAACCCGCCATTGAGACGCTGAAACGCTCCCATGTGGCTGTATTCGGCGTGGGAGGAGTGGGCGGATATGCCACCGAGGCACTGGCACGGAGCGGGATAGGCGAATTGACCATCGTCGATAACGACCGTGTGTGCGTCAGCAACTTGAACCGACAGATTTACGCTTTGCAATCAACCATCGGACAATATAAGGTGGATGTGGCTGAACAGCGCATACATGACATCAACCCCGAATGCGTCGTTCACAAATATCAGATGTTCTACATGCCCGACAATGCCGACCAAATCGACTTGACTCCATTCGATTATGTGGTCGATTGCATCGACACCGTCACGGCGAAAATCGAACTCATCCGTCGCTGCCACGCACTCGACATCCCGCTCATTTGTTCGATGGGGGCAGCAAACAAAATGGACCCGACGGCTTTCCGCGTGACCGACATCACCAAAACGGCTATGGACCCCCTCGCCAAGATTATCCGCAAGAAACTCCGCCGCGAGGGAATACTACACATGAAGGTTGTTTGCAGCGAAGAGAAACCCATAAAACCTGCTGATGTGGAAGGAAATATTGGTGAAACACAAGATAAGGCGAAGGATAACACCCATAAGCAAGTGCCTGCAAGCAATGCCTTTGTGCCAGCTGCAGCAGGTCTCGTAATAGCCTCAGAAGTTGTTAAAGACCTTATAATGCAGTATACAACAACACGAGAAAAATGA
- the hcp gene encoding hydroxylamine reductase: MNENKMFCFQCQETARGTGCTVKGVCGKLPETARWQDLLLSVVRGVGTIQHELSKAGLESDKRTEDFIVDALFSTITNANFDDNSILRKVDCGIAIKRDLILTAERVGVQLPTYQEVRWGGEKNDYLEEGERESILRNEDADLRSLKELTVLGLKGMAAYYEHATRLGKRNAEIIDFMCKALSVISNPKADMKTLLDNVLNTGKYGVDVMALLDEANTTAFGNPQITKVSIGVGNNPGILISGHDLADLKQLLQQTEGKGIDIYTHSEMLPAHYYPELKKYKHLVGNYGNAWWKQKEEFESFNGPIVFTTNCIVPPLANASYSGRVFTTNSTGYPGWKHIEEDADGKKDFSEVIEMARHCKAPAEIESGEIVGGFAHAQVFALADKIVDAVKSGAIRKFVVMGGCDGRMKSRNYYADFAKLLPADTVILTSGCAKYKYNKLNLGNINGIPRVLDAGQCNDSYSWAVVALKLKEIFGANDINDLPIFFNIAWYEQKAVIVLLALLSLGIKNIHIGPTLPGFVSEGVMKVLVDSFGLGTITSVEEDIEKYIGWK, encoded by the coding sequence ATGAACGAAAACAAGATGTTTTGTTTCCAATGTCAGGAAACAGCGAGAGGTACGGGATGTACAGTGAAAGGTGTTTGTGGTAAACTGCCAGAGACGGCACGATGGCAAGACTTGTTGCTAAGTGTTGTGCGTGGTGTTGGAACAATTCAGCACGAACTGAGTAAGGCAGGTCTAGAAAGTGACAAGAGGACAGAGGATTTTATAGTTGATGCTTTGTTCTCGACAATTACTAACGCCAATTTCGATGACAACTCAATTCTTCGTAAAGTTGACTGTGGCATTGCTATAAAGCGCGATTTGATTCTCACAGCAGAGAGGGTTGGTGTTCAACTTCCAACTTATCAAGAGGTTAGATGGGGTGGTGAGAAAAACGACTATTTGGAAGAGGGTGAGCGTGAAAGTATTTTGAGAAACGAAGATGCGGACCTGCGATCTCTGAAGGAACTGACGGTGCTTGGACTTAAAGGTATGGCAGCCTACTATGAGCATGCTACGCGTTTAGGCAAACGAAATGCGGAGATAATTGATTTCATGTGCAAGGCTCTGAGCGTTATATCTAATCCTAAAGCAGACATGAAAACATTGCTTGATAATGTTCTGAATACAGGCAAGTATGGCGTTGACGTAATGGCACTGCTTGATGAAGCAAATACTACCGCTTTTGGTAATCCTCAGATTACAAAGGTTAGCATAGGAGTGGGCAATAATCCTGGCATACTCATATCAGGTCATGACCTTGCCGACTTAAAGCAGTTGCTGCAACAGACGGAAGGCAAAGGGATAGATATATATACCCATAGCGAGATGCTGCCAGCCCATTACTATCCTGAACTGAAGAAGTATAAGCATCTCGTAGGAAACTATGGAAATGCCTGGTGGAAACAAAAGGAAGAGTTTGAATCTTTCAATGGACCGATAGTCTTTACTACAAACTGCATTGTTCCGCCGCTTGCCAATGCAAGTTATAGTGGCAGAGTGTTTACGACAAATTCAACGGGGTATCCTGGATGGAAGCATATTGAAGAAGATGCTGACGGAAAGAAAGACTTCTCTGAAGTAATAGAAATGGCTCGTCACTGCAAGGCTCCTGCAGAGATAGAGTCTGGCGAAATTGTTGGAGGTTTTGCTCATGCACAGGTATTTGCACTTGCCGACAAAATAGTAGATGCAGTGAAGTCTGGAGCAATACGTAAGTTTGTTGTAATGGGTGGTTGTGACGGAAGAATGAAAAGCAGAAACTATTATGCCGACTTTGCTAAATTGTTACCTGCAGACACTGTGATACTGACAAGTGGATGCGCAAAATATAAATACAACAAACTAAATCTTGGTAACATAAACGGTATACCACGCGTGCTCGATGCTGGACAGTGTAATGACTCTTATTCGTGGGCTGTTGTTGCGCTCAAATTAAAAGAGATATTCGGAGCAAATGACATAAACGATTTACCTATATTTTTCAATATTGCATGGTATGAGCAGAAGGCTGTTATAGTATTGCTCGCCCTTCTTTCGCTGGGAATTAAGAATATACACATAGGACCTACGCTTCCAGGATTTGTTTCAGAAGGAGTTATGAAAGTTCTTGTTGACTCATTCGGATTAGGAACAATCACAAGTGTAGAAGAAGATATAGAGAAATATATTGGTTGGAAATAA
- a CDS encoding glycoside hydrolase family 2 TIM barrel-domain containing protein has product MERMLRLLLIAVFCCGQVSAFAAWSVGPLTADSLPPVAAGAWHDLQVNELNRLPVHTSFFAYENEQLARQGDKTRSARFLSLHGDWAFSGATDADGELVTRGTMSVPGMWELNGFGDPIYKNVGYAWFGHFDGKAPDVPLKNNHKGMYRRTIAIPDAWQGKQVIAHFGSVTSCICLWVNGRFVGYAEDSKTAAEFDITPYLQKGDNELAFMVRRWCDGTWGEDQDFWRLTGVARESYLYCRDAKAHIDDLRIETDLVNGYRDGTLTIRPLTTGKVQLYYTLYAPDGREVWNGTATSVTLKDVKAWTAETPYLYTLVTRLLPARKYPEKGAETEAVVQKIGFRKVEIKGGQLLVNGQPVLIKGANRHEMDPDGGYVVSRERMIQDIRLMKQFNINAVRTCHYPDDPVWYELCDEYGLYVVAEANFEAHGLGFGEKADTYDPKFAKTILERNRHNVAVHYNHPSIIYWSLGNESADGPNFSAAYRWIKEQDRQRPIQWEPANGGENSDIMCPMYWTHRQCEEYAKDETKQKPLIQCEYSHAMGNSCGGFKEYWELVRRYPKYQGGFIWDFVDQGLRMKGKGYERSYYYGGDFNDYDPSDNNFNCNGLISPDRVPNPHMYEVGYHYQNIWTELIDKRNTIVRIHNEYFFRDLSHIALHWQYVHQGVVLKEGVIDHIDCAPQQSADISLPVFQITDGVDGMGNDSGTVLLNIDFRLKNDEGLLKEGTTVAHQQFDYSWIDICRMVKPEKKWKSLKIRDQKNEPRLTIENDLLHLAFDKTTGLLTSYQVEGVSLLGDGGTLKPNFWRAPTDNDMGAGLHRTQKVWKHPKMELKRLDVSKKTKNEVQVKAHYRLPEVAADLLVTYEIAGNGAMTVIQSLDVESDTLPDMFRFGMVMQLPYDMDRSEFYGRGPVENYPDRNTSQRLGVYKQTADEQFYPYVRPQETGLKTDVEWWKQGNGKGTAIEISGHQLCMSALHYDIEELDEGDEKHQRHAADLKKSRFTNLFIDGEHAGVGGVDSWSQRALPLPPYRVKATDKQFRFRITPLKM; this is encoded by the coding sequence ATGGAAAGAATGTTGCGTCTATTGTTGATTGCTGTTTTTTGCTGCGGGCAGGTGTCTGCTTTTGCGGCATGGAGTGTTGGACCGTTGACGGCTGACAGTCTGCCGCCAGTGGCAGCGGGTGCTTGGCATGACTTGCAAGTGAACGAACTGAACCGCCTACCTGTTCACACGTCGTTTTTCGCTTACGAGAACGAGCAGTTGGCACGGCAGGGTGACAAAACGCGTTCGGCACGCTTCCTGTCGCTGCATGGCGATTGGGCGTTCAGTGGTGCCACGGATGCCGATGGCGAATTGGTGACGCGGGGCACGATGTCCGTTCCCGGAATGTGGGAGTTGAACGGCTTCGGCGACCCTATATATAAAAATGTGGGGTATGCATGGTTCGGGCATTTTGACGGGAAAGCTCCCGATGTGCCGCTGAAAAACAACCATAAAGGCATGTATCGGCGCACGATTGCCATTCCCGACGCTTGGCAGGGGAAACAAGTCATCGCCCATTTCGGCAGCGTCACCTCCTGCATCTGCCTGTGGGTGAACGGACGTTTTGTCGGCTATGCTGAAGACTCGAAAACGGCAGCGGAGTTTGACATCACCCCCTATCTGCAGAAAGGCGACAACGAACTGGCGTTCATGGTGCGGCGCTGGTGCGACGGAACGTGGGGCGAAGATCAGGATTTCTGGCGACTGACGGGCGTGGCACGCGAGAGCTATCTCTATTGTCGTGACGCGAAGGCACACATCGATGACCTGCGCATTGAGACCGACCTGGTTAACGGCTATCGGGACGGAACGCTCACCATCCGTCCGCTCACCACGGGGAAGGTGCAACTCTACTACACACTCTATGCGCCTGACGGCAGAGAGGTGTGGAACGGGACCGCCACTTCCGTCACGTTGAAAGATGTGAAGGCTTGGACGGCAGAGACACCATATTTATATACACTCGTCACACGGCTGTTGCCTGCCCGGAAATATCCCGAGAAGGGTGCCGAGACGGAGGCTGTCGTGCAGAAAATAGGCTTTCGGAAGGTGGAAATCAAGGGCGGACAGTTGCTCGTGAACGGTCAGCCAGTGCTCATCAAGGGCGCCAACCGGCATGAGATGGACCCCGACGGAGGTTATGTCGTTTCCCGCGAACGGATGATTCAGGATATCCGCCTGATGAAACAGTTCAATATCAATGCCGTGCGCACGTGCCACTATCCCGACGACCCCGTGTGGTATGAACTCTGCGACGAGTACGGCTTGTACGTCGTGGCAGAGGCAAACTTCGAGGCACACGGCTTAGGCTTCGGCGAAAAAGCAGACACCTACGACCCGAAATTTGCGAAGACCATCCTCGAGCGCAACCGGCACAACGTGGCGGTGCACTACAACCACCCGTCTATCATCTACTGGTCGCTCGGCAATGAGTCGGCAGACGGACCGAACTTTTCCGCCGCCTATCGGTGGATTAAAGAGCAGGACCGTCAGCGTCCCATCCAGTGGGAGCCCGCCAACGGAGGCGAAAATTCCGACATCATGTGCCCGATGTATTGGACGCACAGACAATGTGAGGAATATGCGAAGGACGAAACGAAGCAGAAGCCCCTCATACAGTGCGAATATTCTCACGCTATGGGCAATTCCTGCGGTGGATTCAAGGAATATTGGGAGCTCGTCCGCAGGTATCCGAAGTATCAGGGCGGATTCATCTGGGACTTCGTTGACCAAGGTCTGCGCATGAAAGGCAAGGGATATGAGCGGTCCTATTATTATGGTGGCGACTTCAACGACTACGACCCGAGCGACAACAACTTCAACTGCAACGGACTGATAAGTCCCGACCGCGTGCCCAATCCGCACATGTACGAAGTGGGTTATCACTATCAGAACATCTGGACGGAACTCATCGACAAACGAAATACCATAGTCAGGATTCATAATGAGTATTTCTTCCGTGACCTGAGCCATATAGCCTTACACTGGCAGTACGTTCACCAAGGAGTTGTGCTGAAAGAAGGCGTCATCGACCATATCGACTGCGCACCGCAACAGTCTGCCGACATCTCTCTTCCAGTATTCCAAATCACTGACGGAGTGGATGGTATGGGCAACGATAGCGGAACCGTTTTGCTGAACATCGACTTCAGACTGAAGAACGATGAGGGTTTGCTTAAAGAGGGAACAACCGTCGCACATCAACAATTTGACTACAGTTGGATTGACATCTGTCGGATGGTAAAACCAGAAAAGAAATGGAAAAGCCTCAAAATTCGCGACCAAAAGAACGAACCACGGTTGACCATAGAGAACGACCTGTTACACCTCGCTTTCGACAAGACGACAGGACTGCTCACCAGCTATCAAGTGGAGGGCGTCAGTCTGCTCGGCGATGGTGGTACGCTGAAGCCTAACTTCTGGCGCGCTCCGACCGACAACGATATGGGTGCGGGACTGCACCGCACACAGAAAGTTTGGAAACATCCGAAAATGGAACTGAAACGTCTGGATGTGTCGAAGAAAACGAAGAATGAGGTGCAGGTGAAAGCACATTATCGCCTGCCAGAAGTGGCAGCCGACTTGTTGGTTACTTACGAAATAGCGGGAAATGGCGCAATGACTGTCATTCAGTCATTGGATGTTGAGAGCGACACCCTGCCCGACATGTTCCGTTTCGGCATGGTGATGCAGTTGCCTTACGACATGGACCGGAGTGAATTCTACGGACGCGGACCGGTCGAGAACTATCCCGATCGCAACACGTCGCAGCGATTGGGCGTTTACAAACAGACTGCCGATGAACAGTTCTATCCCTACGTCCGCCCGCAAGAGACAGGTCTGAAAACCGATGTGGAGTGGTGGAAACAAGGCAACGGAAAGGGAACGGCTATTGAAATAAGTGGTCATCAACTTTGCATGTCGGCACTCCATTACGACATTGAGGAACTGGACGAGGGCGACGAGAAGCACCAGCGCCATGCTGCCGACCTGAAGAAGTCACGCTTCACCAATCTGTTCATCGATGGTGAGCATGCCGGTGTTGGGGGAGTGGACAGCTGGAGCCAACGTGCATTGCCACTGCCGCCATATCGTGTGAAGGCGACAGACAAGCAATTCCGGTTCCGGATTACTCCACTGAAAATGTAA
- a CDS encoding cation:proton antiporter — protein sequence MFHISQYFPITDPTLIFFVVLCIILFAPIIMGKLRIPHIIGMVLAGVVLGKYGFNILERDDSFELFGKVGLYYIMFLAGLEMDLESMKKRKGKIISFGLLTFAIPFILTYFASQKLLGYQPIAAALLSCIMAANTLIAYPIVGRYGLQRNRSVMLSVGSSMLSLFLALVVLAATVGTFKTDNSALFWLIFIVKVTAFFAGLIFFIPRLTRAFLRKYSDAVMQFIFVMAILFMSAALAEAIGLEGILGAFMSGLILNRYIPHVSSLMNRIEFIGNALFIPYFLIGVGMLVNVRILFQGGNIIWIVLAIVFFGTFGKALAAYLASITFRYPLSSGHMMFGLTSAHAAGAIAMVMIGMRIETAPGEFLVNDEMLNGVIIMILFTCIISTLITERAAKQIVLHDNAMPTDEKGNDDELILLPVKYKEIADGLVNLAIMTRNRKLNRGLVAVNVVYDDENRRSNQEKGKRLLESLQQTASAADVRMQTQVRVAANIANGIKHTFKEYNASEIIMGMHIHKEISPKFWGEFAQSLYNGLRRQIMFVRLKQPLNTLRRIQVAVPSRAEFEAGFYRWVERLSRIAGNLDCRIQFHGRQETLTLIQEYIQNRHPSVRAEYTRMEHWNELPRLAANIHEDHMLVVVTARKGTVSYKSALERLPDEIEHHFSGKTIIILFPDQYGEQMDEMTFATPQHQEETSAYQAIIEWLKKKKNKLIS from the coding sequence ATGTTCCACATCTCCCAATACTTTCCCATCACCGACCCGACGCTGATTTTCTTCGTCGTGCTCTGCATCATCCTGTTCGCACCCATCATCATGGGAAAACTGCGAATACCGCACATCATCGGCATGGTGCTCGCAGGTGTCGTACTGGGAAAATACGGATTCAACATTCTTGAACGGGACGACTCGTTCGAACTCTTCGGAAAGGTGGGGCTTTACTACATCATGTTCCTCGCCGGTCTTGAGATGGACCTCGAGAGCATGAAGAAGAGGAAGGGGAAAATCATCTCATTTGGACTGCTGACGTTTGCCATCCCCTTCATACTCACCTACTTCGCCAGCCAGAAACTGTTAGGCTATCAGCCCATTGCTGCCGCGCTGCTCAGTTGCATCATGGCAGCCAACACACTTATCGCCTACCCCATCGTCGGGAGATATGGCTTGCAAAGGAATAGGAGCGTCATGCTCAGCGTAGGCTCGTCAATGCTCTCGCTCTTCCTCGCACTAGTGGTGCTCGCCGCTACCGTGGGGACGTTCAAGACCGACAACAGCGCCCTCTTCTGGCTCATCTTCATCGTGAAAGTCACGGCATTCTTCGCAGGACTCATCTTCTTCATCCCGCGCCTGACAAGGGCCTTCCTCAGAAAATACAGCGACGCCGTCATGCAGTTCATCTTCGTCATGGCAATCCTGTTTATGAGTGCGGCACTCGCCGAAGCCATCGGGCTTGAAGGGATTCTCGGAGCATTCATGTCGGGACTGATTCTCAACCGATACATCCCACACGTATCATCGCTCATGAACAGGATTGAGTTTATCGGAAACGCACTCTTCATCCCCTATTTCCTCATCGGTGTGGGAATGCTCGTCAACGTCAGAATCCTGTTCCAGGGAGGGAATATCATCTGGATTGTGCTTGCCATCGTCTTCTTCGGCACCTTCGGAAAGGCACTTGCTGCCTATCTTGCCAGCATCACTTTCCGATACCCGCTCTCGTCGGGACACATGATGTTCGGACTGACGTCGGCACATGCGGCAGGAGCCATCGCCATGGTGATGATTGGAATGCGGATAGAAACTGCGCCCGGAGAGTTTCTCGTCAACGATGAGATGCTCAACGGAGTCATCATCATGATTCTATTCACCTGCATCATCAGCACCCTCATCACCGAACGGGCTGCCAAGCAAATCGTCCTCCACGACAATGCCATGCCCACCGACGAGAAAGGCAACGACGACGAACTCATCCTGCTGCCCGTGAAATACAAGGAGATTGCCGATGGACTGGTCAACCTCGCCATCATGACACGAAACCGCAAACTCAACCGCGGACTCGTAGCAGTCAATGTGGTCTATGACGACGAGAACAGACGAAGCAACCAGGAAAAGGGGAAACGGCTGCTGGAAAGTCTGCAACAAACCGCCAGCGCTGCTGATGTCAGGATGCAGACTCAAGTGCGCGTAGCAGCCAACATCGCCAACGGCATCAAGCACACCTTCAAGGAATACAATGCCTCTGAAATCATCATGGGCATGCACATTCACAAGGAAATATCACCGAAATTCTGGGGAGAATTCGCACAAAGCCTATACAACGGACTGAGAAGGCAAATCATGTTCGTCAGACTGAAACAACCGCTTAACACGCTTCGGAGAATACAAGTCGCCGTACCGTCGAGAGCCGAATTTGAAGCCGGATTCTACAGGTGGGTGGAACGACTGTCACGCATCGCCGGCAACCTGGATTGCAGAATACAATTCCACGGGCGGCAGGAGACGCTCACACTCATACAGGAATACATACAAAACAGACACCCGAGCGTCAGGGCTGAATACACCCGCATGGAACACTGGAACGAACTGCCGCGTCTCGCCGCAAACATCCATGAAGACCACATGCTCGTCGTCGTAACCGCACGAAAGGGAACCGTCTCATACAAGAGCGCACTCGAACGGCTGCCCGACGAGATAGAACACCACTTCTCGGGAAAGACCATCATCATCCTCTTCCCCGACCAATACGGCGAACAGATGGATGAAATGACCTTCGCCACACCGCAACACCAGGAAGAGACAAGTGCATACCAAGCTATTATCGAATGGCTGAAGAAAAAGAAGAATAAACTAATCAGCTGA